The Mesorhizobium koreense genome includes a window with the following:
- a CDS encoding sugar ABC transporter ATP-binding protein, whose protein sequence is MADATGIRTVPVMRVEGLSKSFGPVEVLRDIGLSFHAGKVHAIIGENGAGKSTLMKILAGHLEPTKGTIRIDGEPVIFTGPVDAETRGIVLVHQEILLAPDLTVAQNLFLGRELSNGLMVDDRVMNERAAKAVRNLGAEIEPRVVVGRLSIAQRQLVQIARALLVPHRVAIFDEPTASLTPIETEALLKVIDDIRNSGIAVLYISHRLPEVKAIADTVSVLRDGNLVATHPAADLQPVDMARLMVGRDVSKLYPDRHAHAEREPALEVDDFSVPGYASHASFTLGKGEILGFAGLVGAGRTELLEGVVGLRTAHGTVKLAGKSAHFANVHDSMRAGIVYLSEDRKGKGLLLLQDLRVNLTLASLGRFMRGLVIDRKKERAALDEAIGEFDIRAGRKEMLAGQLSGGNQQKLLLAKMMMLEPEIVVIDEPTRGIDIGTKEQIYKFIARLAEEGKSVIVISSEMPELIGICDRIVVMRAGRIVGEVTGEHMTENEIVVLATGATSEEAALVAE, encoded by the coding sequence ATGGCTGACGCAACGGGGATCCGTACCGTGCCGGTCATGCGGGTGGAAGGATTGTCCAAATCCTTCGGCCCGGTCGAGGTTCTGCGCGACATCGGCCTCTCCTTTCACGCGGGCAAGGTGCACGCCATCATCGGCGAGAACGGCGCCGGCAAGTCGACGCTGATGAAGATCCTCGCCGGCCACCTGGAGCCGACGAAAGGCACGATCCGCATCGACGGCGAGCCGGTGATCTTCACCGGACCCGTCGATGCCGAAACGCGCGGCATCGTTCTTGTCCATCAGGAAATCCTGCTGGCGCCCGATCTCACCGTCGCGCAGAACCTTTTCCTCGGCCGCGAGCTTTCCAACGGGCTCATGGTCGATGACCGCGTCATGAACGAACGCGCGGCAAAGGCGGTGCGCAATTTGGGCGCGGAGATCGAGCCGAGGGTCGTGGTCGGGCGGCTTTCCATCGCGCAGCGCCAGCTTGTGCAGATCGCGCGCGCTCTTCTGGTGCCGCACCGCGTCGCCATCTTCGACGAGCCGACCGCATCGCTCACGCCGATCGAAACCGAAGCGCTCTTGAAGGTGATCGACGACATACGCAATTCCGGGATCGCGGTGCTCTACATCTCGCACCGCTTGCCGGAGGTGAAGGCGATCGCCGATACGGTCTCCGTGCTGCGCGACGGCAATCTGGTGGCGACGCATCCCGCCGCCGATCTCCAGCCGGTCGACATGGCCCGCCTGATGGTCGGCCGCGACGTCTCCAAGCTCTATCCCGATCGTCATGCCCACGCGGAGCGGGAGCCGGCGCTCGAGGTCGACGATTTTTCGGTTCCGGGTTATGCCAGCCATGCCTCTTTCACGCTCGGCAAGGGAGAGATTCTAGGCTTTGCCGGCCTGGTAGGCGCCGGCCGCACCGAACTTCTGGAAGGCGTCGTAGGCTTGAGGACCGCGCACGGCACGGTGAAGCTTGCCGGCAAGTCGGCCCACTTCGCCAATGTGCATGACAGCATGCGCGCCGGCATCGTCTATCTGAGTGAGGACCGGAAGGGGAAGGGCCTGCTTCTCCTGCAGGATCTCCGCGTCAATCTCACGCTCGCCTCGCTCGGCCGCTTCATGCGCGGCCTCGTCATCGACCGGAAGAAGGAGCGCGCCGCGCTCGACGAGGCGATCGGCGAGTTCGACATCCGCGCCGGCCGCAAGGAGATGCTGGCCGGCCAGCTTTCCGGCGGCAACCAGCAGAAATTGCTGCTCGCCAAGATGATGATGCTGGAACCGGAAATCGTCGTCATCGACGAGCCGACACGCGGCATCGATATCGGCACCAAGGAACAGATCTACAAATTCATCGCCCGGCTTGCCGAAGAGGGCAAGTCGGTGATCGTCATCTCGTCCGAAATGCCGGAACTGATCGGCATCTGCGACCGCATCGTCGTCATGCGCGCCGGCCGCATCGTCGGCGAGGTGACGGGCGAACATATGACCGAGAACGAAATCGTCGTCCTGGCGACCGGCGCCACATCCGAGGAGGCCGCCCTGGTGGCGGAGTGA